The nucleotide sequence GCGATCAACTGCGCGTCGCTGAGGCTTGCGTCAGCCAGGTTGAGGGTTTTGTACTCCTCTTCGCCGGTACGCAACAGTTGCCGGGCGCTGACCCCAAGCTTTCCGAGCAAGACCGTTAACTGTGCGGCGTCCAGCGGGGTTTCCAGATAACGCACCACGGTAGGCGTCAAGCCGCGGGCTTCCAGCAGTTCGAGCGCACCGCGGGATTTCGAGCAGCGCGGGTTGTGATAAAGCGTCAGATCGGTCATGTGCGGGTCGCATCTTGCGTAAGGTGGCGGGTATTCTACCTGCGCTGCGGGTGGTCCTTAAACCGTAAGAGGCGTTAGGCCGCAGCCCTTGTTCATTTTTTGCAAAGGATTTCCCCATGACACGGCGACTGATAGGCGCGTTGGCAGTGATCACTACCCTGCTGCTCAGCGGCTGCGGCAATGATTAC is from Pseudomonas mucidolens and encodes:
- the arsC gene encoding arsenate reductase (glutaredoxin) (This arsenate reductase requires both glutathione and glutaredoxin to convert arsenate to arsenite, after which the efflux transporter formed by ArsA and ArsB can extrude the arsenite from the cell, providing resistance.), with product MTDLTLYHNPRCSKSRGALELLEARGLTPTVVRYLETPLDAAQLTVLLGKLGVSARQLLRTGEEEYKTLNLADASLSDAQLIAAIAQHPKLMERPILATANKAVIGRPPENILEILP